agctgtctgtggacaaaagctggctctcttggcccatagagcgagatgagcgccacaaccccagagtcatccgcaactggaccttatggtcaggggtacctttacctttaccttttttggctGATTAgcatcctatgtccttttaaatatgtttgcgggaggggggttattggtttcttTTGCTTTCGTTCTGTTATGaactttgtgttctcattttgtatttttatgttgtgaaccgctctgtgatctttggatgaagggtggtctgCAAATTTACTGAACAACATCAATGCAGCCATACAAATTCTTTAAGAGACGGAATTAAGAACACAGGCCAGGTTTGGCAGAGTTAATGTAACTCTAGGGAACCTTAAGCAGCCCTCAGAGGTGTGTAGAACGAAGAGGACAGATTTTATAACGTAGCAACATCAATACTACATTACACCATACAACAAATATTTCAAGTAGCAGCTCTATGCTTCTGTTGTGTTCATGCACAAAGTTCTCTTCTGCCAGCAACAAAAGCTAGAGACATGTTTACCTTGTACCAAAAGTTTACAGTGATGGTAATTCCTCCGTTCAGCAGAGACTCAATGTGATGCCACCTGAATAGAATAATAGAAAGGCCAGGGCAATTGTATACATTTCCAATTCTAGTCACAGAGAATTTAAGAATTAACAACATCAGTGCTACAGCATCAGCTCAGCTTGAGCCTCTGTTATCCTTTTACCCCACTGGCTTCTATCCTATTTGCACTTCATGCCAGGTAACTATGCTATGACTATCCATGACCCCTTGCTGTTTGTTTCTGTCCTTATTTTAAGTTGCCAAATGGATCATGCTCCCATGAATGGGTGCACTCTTGCAAGTGTATACTTTATCTCAGAATACAAGCAAAGCATGTTTCCCTCCTTCAGTATTTACCAACCTGACAAAGGTAGGTTCACTTTCAAAGCTAAAAGGGCTTATGTGAACTGAAGGCAGGcactttctccccctttccccctataCCTTTACTTCCTGTGGGATGTGTGCCATTTCCCATTTAAATCTCATAGAGATTGGTACATGGACAGATCCACATCCGGCTTGGGTCAGACTTACTATACccttacagttacaggtaggtaaccatgttggtctgccatagtcaaaaaaaaaatccttccagtagcaccttagagaccaactaagtttgttcttggtatgagctttcgtgtgcatgcacacttcttcagatacacatgaaagctcataccaagaacaaacttagttggtctctaaggtgctactggaaggattttttttattatgttattttgtTCTACCCTTACAGTAAAGGAGAACTCACCCCATGAGATTAGCCTCAGctacttggggtttttttttgtttttgtttttaaagaaaaccaatgGAGACGGACTAAAATATTACACAGTTGTGTATGAATTTTCAGTGGTTGGAACAGTTCAATCCTGTATTAAACTGCCATGGTGAGAGTACAAAAGGATATGCCTCAACTTACCTAAACCCACCCACTTACCCAAATCCAAGCTACTAGCAAATGTcaaggatgtttttatttttttctctctcttctgggAGCGAGAACACCTTAAAACACAAAAGCCTGTTCATCCTCCGTATCTTGAGGATAAAGGAAGCACTCCCTCCCTTTTGAATGGTGACAGAATACACAGAGAAGGTAAAAAGtgtataggtgaaactcgaaaaattagaatattgtggaaaagtccatgtATGTAAGCAatttgtcttcattagctactggagtttaatatatgagatagactcatggcatgcaaagcaagatgtgtcaagcctttgtttgttataattgtgatgattgtggcatacagctgatgaaaacaccaaagttgaaattgttaatttggggttctcatcagctttaCGCCAtcatcatcacagttataacaaatgacggcttgacatatctcgctttgtatgtcatgagtctatctcatatattagtttcaccttttaagttgaattactgaaagaaactaacctttccacggtattctaatttttcgagtttcacctgtaggcctTACAATACATCCGAGTCAAAAGAGAAAGAGCCACAGGGCTCTTGTGACCCCAAGGTTCCCGTTCCTTAATCTGGGGCCCTGGGTTCTGCTGCAGTTGCCCCATTCCCACACCACCCTGTCCAATCCTCCGTCTATGCTCATTACCAATACATGGGGATATAAAGCACATCGCCTGGGCCCACCACTGTCTCATAGCCAACTACGTTCTGGAAATTGGGAAAGCGCTCATAGTCAGGATTGTCGAAGTCAACCTAGCAAAACAGGAGAAAAGAACATGTCACTGAACAGGCTGAAATCACAAAGGTCCTCTAGAGAGTTTCCCAGAGCATGGTCCTTCCCATGCCCCAATTCCCCTCAGGTAAACCTGCACGAGCTCAGGTAGAGACAATCATCTGTTGCATACTAGTCACAAAAGTTAACCTGGAAAGTCAAGTGCTAGACTAAATTCTAGATTTAACCCAATTTGCTTTCTTCAAAGCAAAATCAGTTAACGCAGTATTAAGCAAGACAGTAATAGACTGGTTACAGgtagtagctgtgttggtctgccatagtcaaaacaaataaaataaaataaaataaaaatccttccagtagcaccttagagaccaactaagtttgtccttggtataagtgtgcatgcacacgaaagctcataccaagaacaaacttagttggtctctaaggtgctactggaaggaattttttattgtaGATTTCTGTGACAATTCCTTGCGAGTTGATAGCTAGGTTTTGATGGAGGGCATCAATAGGAGAGCGGCACGGAAATAGAGCAAACAAAGCCAGATCGGAAAGCCAAATCTTTAGCTGCCTCCCTGCCCTCTTGTTCCAGAGGCTCACTCACACCATGTGCCCTGTCacaggtaggtctgccatagtcaaaactatgttggtctgccatagtcaaaacaaaataataaataaataaataaatccttccagtagcaccttagagaccaactaagtttgttcttggtatgagctttcgtgaagaagtgtgcatgcacacgaaagctcataccgagaacaaacttagtttgtctctaaggtgctactggaaggaattattttattattttattttgttttgagtaataGACTGGGTTTGTCTCCTAAGTGCACATCAGTAAATGATAGAAAAGAGGTCTGTGTTGCATGTCTGTACTATAGGTAGACAGTAAGCAAAAGAAATGGAGAAAGTTGGGTTCAGGCTGAAGTCCAGTCACGAGCCAGAATCttgcttttacagtaaaaaaaaaaagataggctACCTAGAAATTTGGTAGGTTGTTTAGATACCTTGGTGGAAGGCGAATTCCATCCCATTAATTTGTTGTCCCTGGACAAGACTACATATATGGTTGTAAAATCTGGTTACTCATGTCAATGTGGGGTGTACATGTTCAGAGGACAATGCACTACTCACATTGCATCCAATAGTATAGTGTACAGTATGAATGCTGcttactggagagccagtgtgatatAGGGGTTAGTGTGTTGGGAGTAGGATTTGGGCCAAAGCTCTGATCAGCCACAAAGTTctttgtgtgaccttgggccagccactctctctctctctctctctctcggaaaaACCTGCCTCAGAGAGTTGTTGcgagaataaaatggagaggaaccGTCTTTAGTTCctcagagaaaaggcaagatgCAAATGCAATAACGTGGGACGTTGCTGCGTTTAATCTGGAGCACAGCCACACTTTTCACCATGGCACTGAATCGCATGTGATCATTTGAAAAGAAAGCCAGGGTTGTTTGTGTACAGAAACCCTACATAAAAGCACCTGATGGCACACTGGGGTTTCTTTGCAGCATAGTTGTTGCCTCTGGTGTCTCTTTCCTTCAACATCAAGGGGGTAGGGCTAAATTTTCAGACTAAACACCAGCAAGTAATGCCTGAACAGGACGTTGACCAcaaataaaagaaggaaaatacAGATCACATTTTGCTTGTGACCTCCTTCAGGCTGGTCATTGTTAGAGAGGACATAGAAGCCTGTGAGAATCTTCCATCTGATCAGAACAAAGGATAGTATTCAGCTCAGTTTAactcagacccactgaaattaaagaatgtgactaagttaggtccattcatttccatCAGTCTACTCTGTGCAGAACTCCACCCAAATATTTAATATCACACACTCTTACAAACTAGGGGCCATTTGGCACAGATATTGCCTTACCTGGCTCTGCCGATCACATGGGTGGTGCACAGGATAAGGATAGAGGCACTCAAACTGGTCGGGGGAAAACAAGATGCAACGCTTGTATCCCTTAATCTGAGCAAAGAAATTCTGCTGCTCGTCATAGTGTGCTGGAGTAACATTCCCTTCATAAAAAGAGATAGAGACACTGTAAACCAGACGGCCCTCTAAACACAAGTATTACTAATGAGGGTGTGCCTACATTACAAGTAAACCATTAGAAAATAAAGTTTTAAGAGCATGTTGGGCAATTTAACAACACTCTCAGGACCCACCGaagacaacagctcccatcattgcGTGAGGAAAGCCACTGACAAACCAATTCAAAACCAGCTTAACGGCTGTGGTTTAGATGTTTTCTGAATAATAGTTATCCATACAGAGAGCTATCCAAACCAAGGGAGGTTGTTTAATGGTTTTAGTGTAGGCTGTCTTGTGAGAGAACACCCTGAAAGGCACGATGGAATCATTACCTTACAATGGGTGATCTGCATCGGTCATGCACCAAAATAAATCAAGTTATACATTGGGGGGATCTAAACAGTGTATTCAGTTATACAGAGGACACATCTAATGTATGTCATCGGTTTATAGCACTTGCATCATCTGGGTCCTCGCAACAAGACAGTAGTACACGTTACAGGACAAGGAAGAATTAGTTGCGTACAGAAAGTCCTTCTCACTGGAGCAGTCAGATGACTGCCATGCTGCCTATTTGTGCAGCCAGATAGAATGCATGCATGTGAAAgaattataggtaaaggtaaagggacccctgaccattaggtccagtcgtgtccgactctggggttgcggcactcatctcgcgttaatggccgagagagccggcatacagcttccgggtcacgtggccagccgcttctggtgaacgagagcagcgcatggaaatgctgtttaccttcccactggagcggtacctattcatctacttgcactttgatgtgctttcgaactgctaggttggcaggagctgggaccgagcaacgggagctcaccccgtcgcggggattcgaaccgccaaccttctgatcggcaagccctagactctgtggtttaacccacagcgccacccgcatccccgaAAGAATTATACATATCTCCAAAACCAAATAAGAAAAGTGTGGTTTATCTTTTCAACTGTCACCTGTGAACAAGAGGCCCTATTCTCAAAGATTATGTATGTTTGGGGTAGCCAAAGTGATGCCCTTGAGatgtttggactgcaactcccatcatccctgctcgctggccatgctgcctagagtccaacaacatctgggaggcataATGTTGGCTATTCTGGCATCTATGGACCCTATCCCTGACACCGCTTCTTTGAATCTGAATCACTTCTGAATCACCTACATCAGATTTTTTGTATATAACAGGGGCTAGATGCTGGATGTTTGTGCGCAAAAGAACCTAAGAGGTTGTCTATGCTggtaatcctaaaaaaaacaagaacaaaaaacaaaaaaaaaggaaaatgcagtGAGTTGTCCAAAGACCTTTAGGCACATTTAAGTCAAAGACAGATTTGTTACCTTCCATGCCGATCAGTAACAAGTTGGATGTCAGCTGACCCCAGCCTCGCTTTGCCTGTTGCCTGTTAATCCAATTCCAATTGAAGCCCAGGAAATCCACCACGATTTTCCTCCCAACTGTGTCGTTCAGAGTCTGCTGCAGATAAAGCCTGCACATGGCAgaaaacaagggggaaaggagaattttaaatGTACATCTGCAAAAAGGAAGATCTCGTttgccattttgcattactttttagCCAATGCCTCAAAAGCACATTCACATATATAGAAATGTGATAAGTGAAGGCTAACTTCGCACAGAGGACAGCTCCACTGCAGAGTTAAAGAAATGATTCACTTGAGCACTACCAAGTCAACAGAAATTGGGCAGGTACACACATGCAGGATGAACCATCTGTTCCCTGATGCACAAAACACATGGTTTCAGGTACTCTCATCCACAGAGATCACCTTTCCTCACCTGAGCCCAGCTGCTGCTGAGGTTCTATAGGGTGGTCTTTTGTCTATGTGAGAAGAGGGCATCTGTGATGAGAAGGAGGTCAATCTACTGCAATTGCTTTGAGAGTGTGCAATGACCTCCCCTATGAGTCTAGAAGCTGTCCTATCTTTGTATCCTTTCAGACAGGATGCAAAACCTATCTCTTCCAAAAGACCTACAGCAGTGGATTAGGGACTGTGACCTAGTGTTAATACTGCTGTTGATTATACTGATTATGATAATAGGTTCCTAGTCTGCCTTTTAGGGTGCATGTCCTCCAGATGGGTTGCAACAAAGTAAAATACTCCATTAAAATAGCAGTAGAAGAGTAAAGAGTTCTCATATATAACCAACCATAAAACAACCCATATAAAGCCCTTGTTTATGATGCTCTTATtttcaaaactgcattttaaaattatttttattctattatttttataggaagctgctttgagcattgGGGAGGATGGACACAAATGCTAAacaatttttcaaaaagaaaaaaccgCACACATCCAGTTGTACAACAGGATGATGAGCGACTCCTCGATTCCGCTCACTACAATCGACAAAGGAAGCAAAGGGTCTCTTCTCCCAACTTGTGCAGCACTTTCCTCATTGTAGCCTTTTTCTTGGCTTTAATTGCACAGCCACTTTCCAATGAATTTAATAGGAGAGGGAGCACCAGAAGCAGCCCCCCACTAAGTCCAGAATCCTATTTCTTTTCCCCATCACCTTGAGTGCTGCCCAAAGGAACACACTTAACGGATGCCTTTCAGCAGCAATACTAGCGCAATGACTATTAGATATGATCCTGTTGCTTCAGGAAGACGCTTGTGCATGGTAAAAGGGGGGTGAACAGGAAAGGGGAAAACTCCCTTCAAGGTAGGAAGTACAGGATTGGACTGTGTGAAAAGAGAAATATATTCTGTTTTGGATCAGTCTGCACTGTGACAGAATTGTTGTATGATGTAGAATGTCTCACCGTTTTCTTCAGTTTAAAACCCTGCAAGCAGCTAGCCAGGGATGACATCTCATGCAGTCTAGCCCCTTAGAACAAAGGTAGAGAACcgcaggcctgggggccaaatgaaGCCCTCCacccctctctatctggccctcaggactcttcctATGTCACACCCTTCACCAGTCGTGATTCACAACTTAACTTGAGATAAAACTTGCaccagttgccccacccaccactggcatgtgtccCCTAAATGAGAATGCAGGCTTTAGACCGAAAAAGCTTCCCACTCCTGCCTTTGAAGAACTCAGTCCATGTCTCACGACAGAACCAAACCGCCAAGCCACTAACCAATGTTACCTTTCTCCACTATCCTGCTGTTCTATTTCTTGGAGCTGCTCAACGAAGTCGCTGAATTTCATCTCTTCCCTGCTTGACTTAGGCTTGAAGTTCTTAACATTTGCCATTTTCTTCTCATCGTAATACAAGAACTTGTGGGTGCTTGCTCTATATACCGAAAAGTCCCCACTCCCAATGTTCTCCTGAAGATAGTCCAGATCCCATTTTAGAGCAGGAAACACCAGATTTGTATCTGTCAACACCACCGGCTcctaggaaagaaagaagaaagcacaAGGCATAGCAATGCAAAATCCCGAGGTAAGGTAGGAGGTATCTAACTCTCAGTCACCAATATTCAGGTTGATTTTGGAACTAGGAATAAGCAATGGAAGGAAATAAAGAGAGACCCACACACAACCAAGTACAGGTGAAATTTGAAAAATTAgattatcgtggaaaggttcatttctttcagtaattcaacttaaaaggtgaaactaatatgagataatatgagactcatgacatgcaaagcaagatatgtcaagcctttgttataactgtgatgatgaTGGCGtaaagctgatgagaaccccaaattaacaatttcaactttggggttttcatcagctgtacgccataataatcacaattataacaaataaaggcttgacacatctcgctttgtatgtcatgagtctatctcatatattaaactccagtagctaatgaaaacaaattgcttacataaatggacttttccacaatattctaatttttcaagtttcacctgtagctgcaACTATTCACTGCTGTCACTCATAAAGCACAGCCTGATGACAGCCCAATATAGCAGAACACTAGAAGTCAAAAAGCAGAATGGTGATGGGATTACCTTTCTGCTTAATGCTCAAGCCATGAATCAAAATGTTTAACTCTTCAATAAGGATACTCAAATAGTGTTCAAAACTGTgttatataagctaggcaccaaatggcatGCTACAATTCTACGATCTCAACGACATTATTTGACTGTAGCTTGCCCTTACAATTCATTTGCCCCAGTATGCAAGAGGGAGAagcacacacagtggaaatggaaattgtATTAACTATggtctaaggcagaggttttttcACTGGCTCAATAGAGAAGCTGggtgccaacctggtgcccagaaaTCTCCATATAGTCGCAACTAtatggagttgtaggccaaaaacatctggagggccaaggttgaggaggcCTGGCCTAAAGGGACACCTATAATGGCACTCTCCCTTGTGAACCCAGCAGCTGatgttcagaggcacactgccaaTTACTAGTAGCCTTAtgctccaagaatttgtctaatcccctcttAAAGTCACCCAAGTTAGTGGCTATCACTCCAATGATGAGAATACACCAGCCTTGGAAATAAATAATTGGGGAACAGAAGACGGGCAGCAGAAGGGCCTACTTTTTCTGCCTATCCTAAAGCTGCTCACCTTCTATTCCGCAATCAAACCACTATGGTGCCGCTTCTAGTCTTGCAGGCACCCAAAACCTTGCCTTCAGCCCAATGCCCCAGTTTACCACAGCAGTGCCACTTGCTATTGCAAATCCTTTTTAGCCATAAATGCACAGGAACTGTAATGCTGAAACAGGAACAACATCAGCAGGTTTTTCATATAGCAACTGCAGAATAAACTATTAGTAAAAAGGGGATCCAGGTGACCAAGAAATATTTTGCAAACACAAATATAAAAACCACCCTTTTCCTTCCTCAGCCTTTGTGCCACAAATCACTAACTTGTACATGCGTGGGCCAGCATGCCTTTATTTGAAGGTTGCTTGTCAAAAGTGAATATTCCTACCATGGGGATGTTCAAAAGAGGAGGTGGGGAAACCTCCCTCTATGCCCCACTCTCCCCCCTATTTTTTCAAGGTTGAAGCCTCCTGATCCAGCAAACCTACTCCATCATGTGAACCTTTCCAGGATCTGAGATCTTTGAGGAAGGCCCTCTTCTTGGTCCCACCATCCTCATAGACACAGAGAGGGCCTGTaatgcatatatatgtatatatgttgttgttgtttagtcgtttagtctccGACTcattgtgaccccatggaccagaccacgcctggcactcctgtcttccactgcctcccacagtctggtcagactcatgttagtagctttgagaacaccgtccaaccatctcgtcctctgtcgtccccatctccttgtggcctccatctttcccaacatcagggtctttttccagggagtcttctcttctcatgaggtggccaaagtaatggagcctcagcttcaggatcagtccttccagtgagcactcagggctgatttctttaaggatggataagtttgatctttttgcagtccatgggactctcaagagtctcctccagaaccataacacacacacacacacatatatttgggAGTATGGATAGACAGATAGgaatgtataaatgcatatacaTATTtatgtgtgtaataataataataataatagtaataatgctgGAGGCACCCTAGCCAAGGCTGGGGGCAAACCGGAGGAGACGGGGCCAGGGCGTTTGTAAAACCCCCACATCCTACCCCTCCCCCCCGGGGTTTCAGCACAGGGGACCTTCctccgagggggggggggcgtgtgttTTGTGTACGTGAAGGAGCCCAACCCCCTCACCTCGTTCTCGATGAGCTCCTCGGCTCTGGGGTCCCCGTGGCGGAGCCTGGGGATGGGCCGCGTGGCGAAGCCGTAGCGCCGGAACTGGGCTTCGCTCCAGCCTCGGTTGGGGCGGCCCCCGAcctcccgctcctcctcctcttcctcgccgccgccgccttcgggGCCcatgggaggaagggggggcagagaagggccCCCGTTCTCCTCAGCAGCagaggccgccgccgccggggaggaggaggagcaggacgCGGAGGCCTCCGCCATCGCCCACCTCGCGACGATGGGCAGCCGTGGGACTCTCGGCTGCGGCGCCTCGCTCGCTCCCTCAGGCGGAAACGGCGGGCGAGCAACATCCGGGTACGCCAGGACGTGcctgttgttgatgttgttgttgttgccggcGTCGTCGTCCGCGGGGAGAGGGGAAGACTTCCGGTCCGGCCCGAACGCAGCGGCGACCCCTGGCGG
The sequence above is drawn from the Lacerta agilis isolate rLacAgi1 chromosome 5, rLacAgi1.pri, whole genome shotgun sequence genome and encodes:
- the HIF1AN gene encoding hypoxia-inducible factor 1-alpha inhibitor, translated to MAEASASCSSSSPAAAASAAEENGGPSLPPLPPMGPEGGGGEEEEEEREVGGRPNRGWSEAQFRRYGFATRPIPRLRHGDPRAEELIENEEPVVLTDTNLVFPALKWDLDYLQENIGSGDFSVYRASTHKFLYYDEKKMANVKNFKPKSSREEMKFSDFVEQLQEIEQQDSGERLYLQQTLNDTVGRKIVVDFLGFNWNWINRQQAKRGWGQLTSNLLLIGMEGNVTPAHYDEQQNFFAQIKGYKRCILFSPDQFECLYPYPVHHPCDRQSQVDFDNPDYERFPNFQNVVGYETVVGPGDVLYIPMYWWHHIESLLNGGITITVNFWYKGAPTPKRIEYPLKAHQKVAIMRNIEKMLGEALGNPQEVGPLLNMMIKGRYD